In Thamnophis elegans isolate rThaEle1 chromosome 4, rThaEle1.pri, whole genome shotgun sequence, the following proteins share a genomic window:
- the RWDD2A gene encoding RWD domain-containing protein 2A, which translates to MSELSWTEELNNEELANKPSHPNGPRLKDSLELQVAELEMLLSMFPNKGEITLQDENVFKNIQRHLNDTTENPPPKIEYSVAVPINETKAIVDLQVELPLSYPYVTPQLFARSNTLDRQQQLQLNKDLTSYIATLEPGELCIYATVQWLQDNTTFRVQNSEVCERTTRKEIVKAPFKRMWIYSHHIYRQELRKKIFEYAKKLNLTGFCLAGKPGVICVEGTKENCEEFWHIIRYPNWKHISCKHHETGEAEGNGESFRLFQTFEDLQFQAHGDYGLRNDYHMDLGQFLEFLKVHQSDHIFQILFGIEGKSPDT; encoded by the exons ATGTCTGAGTTATCATGGACAGAAGAACTGAATAATGAGGAATTGGCTAACAAA CCATCTCACCCCAATGGACCCAGGCTAAAAGACAGTCTGGAGCTTCAAGTAGCAGAACTGGAAATGCTTTTGTCTATGTTTCCTAATAAAGGAGAAATAACTCTTCAAGatgaaaatgttttcaagaatatTCAGAGGCACCTGAACGATACAACTGAGAATCCCCCACCTAAAATTGAGTATTCCGTTGCTGTTCCTATAAATGAAACCAAG GCCATTGTAGATTTGCAGGTGGAATTGCCTCTCAGTTACCCCTACGTGACACCACAACTTTTTGCAAGATCAAATACACTAGACAGGCAACAACAGTTGCAGCTCAATAAAGACCTTACGTCTTATATCGCTACTTTGGAACCCGGAGAACTCTGTATATATGCGACTGTTCAGTGGTTACAGGATAACACTACATTCAGAGTACAAAACAGTGAAGTTTGTGAAAGAACGACAAGGAAAGAAATAGTCAAAGCACCATTTAAACGCATGTGGATTTACAGCCATCACATATACCGACAAGAACTGAGGAAAAAGATCTTTGAATATGCAAAGAAATTAAATCTGACTGGTTTCTGCCTAGCTGGAAAGCCTGGGGTGATTTGTGTGGAGGGCACGAAAGAAAACTGTGAAGAGTTTTGGCATATTATTAGATATCCCAATTGGAAACACATTTCCTGCAAGCATCATGAGACTGGAGAAGcagaaggaaatggggaaagTTTCCGTCTCTTTCAGACCTTTGAAGATTTACAGTTTCAAGCTCATGGTGATTATGGATTAAGGAATGACTATCACATGGACCTCGGTCAATTTCTAGAATTTCTTAAGGTTCATCAAAGTGATCACATATTTCAGATCTTGTTTGGCATTGAAGGAAAAAGTCCTGACACTTAG